The following proteins are co-located in the Procambarus clarkii isolate CNS0578487 chromosome 16, FALCON_Pclarkii_2.0, whole genome shotgun sequence genome:
- the LOC138365354 gene encoding splicing factor 3A subunit 2-like, with protein MTSSQAAIHPLSQAAIHPSPQAAIHPLSPSCHPPLSPSCHPPLSPSCHPPPLPKLPSTPSPQAAIHPTPQAAIHPSPQAAIHPSPQAAIHPSPQAAIHLSPQAAIHHPSPQAAIHPSPQAAIHPLSPSCHPPPLPKLPSTPLPKLPSTPSPQAAIHPLSPSCHPPPLSPSCHPPPLLLKLPSTTPLQAAIHPSSQAAIHPLSPSCHPPLSTSCHPPPLPQAAIHPLSPDMVDKGSDMVDKGSDMVDKGSDMVDKGSDMVYKGSDMVDKGSDMVDKGSDMVDKGQIW; from the coding sequence ATGACCTCGTCTCAAGCTGCCATCCACCCCCTCTCCCAAGCTGCCATCCACCCCTCTCCCCAAGCTGCCATCCACCCCCTCTCCCCAAGCTGCCATCCACCCCTCTCCCCAAGCTGCCATCCACCCCTCTCCCCAAGCTGCCATCCACCCCCTCTCCCCAAGCTGCCATCCACACCCTCTCCCCAAGCTGCCATCCACCCCACTCCACAAGCTGCCATCCACCCCTCTCCCCAAGCTGCCATCCACCCCTCTCCCCAAGCTGCCATCCACCCCTCTCCCCAAGCTGCCATCCACCTCTCTCCCCAAGCTGCcatccaccacccctctccccaaGCTGCCATCCACCCCTCTCCCCAAGCTGCCATCCACCCCCTCTCCCCAAGCTGCCATCCACCCCCTCTCCCCAAGCTGCCATCCACCCCTCTCCCCAAGCTGCCATCCACCCCCTCTCCCCAAGCTGCCATCCATCCCCTCTCCCCAAGCTGCcatccaccacccctctccccaaGCTGCCATCCACCCCCTCTTCTTCTCAAGCTGCCATCCACCACCCCTCTCCAAGCTGCCATCCACCCCTCTTCTCAAGCTGCCATCCACCCCCTCTCCCCAAGCTGCCATCCACCCCTCTCCACAAGCTGCcatccaccccctctcccccaagcTGCCATCCACCCCCTCTCCCCAGATATGGTAGATAAGGGGTCAGATATGGTAGATAAGGGGTCAGATATGGTAGATAAGGGGTCAGATATGGTAGATAAGGGGTCAGATATGGTATATAAGGGGTCAGATATGGTAGATAAGGGGTCAGATATGGTAGATAAGGGGTCAGATATGGTAGATAAGGGGCAGATATGGTAG